From Streptomyces sp. CMB-StM0423, a single genomic window includes:
- a CDS encoding Scr1 family TA system antitoxin-like transcriptional regulator, translating to MIGGPEIMQGQCAHLPDAGQRTNIRIQIVPSCSPGMRRPATSMSLINLPEGQDWVYSESLEHGHLTDDPKVYARHSQTCDVLRADSLSAPESAALIGEFMEGYRHHGHRVAQEQLQRGQRRRLHRGQDNPDGDPGA from the coding sequence ATGATCGGCGGGCCGGAGATCATGCAAGGTCAGTGTGCCCACCTGCCCGACGCAGGGCAACGCACCAACATCCGTATCCAGATCGTCCCTTCGTGCTCCCCAGGCATGCGCCGTCCCGCGACCTCCATGTCCCTGATCAACCTGCCGGAAGGGCAGGACTGGGTCTATTCGGAGTCGTTGGAGCATGGGCATCTGACCGATGATCCGAAGGTCTATGCGCGCCACTCGCAGACCTGTGATGTGCTCAGGGCCGACTCTCTGTCCGCCCCCGAATCCGCCGCTCTGATCGGCGAGTTCATGGAGGGATACCGGCATCATGGCCATCGCGTGGCGCAAGAGCAGCTACAGCGCGGCCAACGGCGGCGACTGCATCGAGGTCAAGACAACCCCGATGGCGATCCCGGTGCGTGA
- a CDS encoding amidohydrolase — MSRDAEPESGPDALLPGTLPAALNAELIAFRRDLHMHPELGNQEFRTTAAIKERLEAEGLAPRVLPAGTGLICDIGVEEGGTPPGPMLALRADIDALPIPDTKTVPYRSAVPDRAHACGHDVHTVVVLGAGIILAGLAREGMLPHPVRLIFQPAEEVLPGGATDAIEAGVLDGVGRIIGVHCDPRVDVGRIGLRQGAITSACDRLEISLDGPGGHTARPHLTTDLVTAAARVATDVPALLGRRVDARAGLAVTFGRLQAGHACNVVPQHAELSGTVRCLDLDTWRRAPDLVHAAVDEVASMHRAKSAITYVRGVPPVVNEPATTALLANAMASRRGAESVETTEQSLGGEDFSWYLEHVPGALARLGVRSVGETGLPRDLHQGDFDVDEGAIRVGVELFTAAALLDAGSVD, encoded by the coding sequence ATGTCCCGTGACGCAGAGCCCGAGTCCGGCCCCGACGCGCTGCTGCCCGGGACACTCCCGGCGGCGCTGAATGCCGAACTCATCGCGTTCCGGCGGGACTTGCACATGCACCCGGAGCTGGGCAACCAGGAGTTCCGTACCACCGCCGCGATCAAGGAGCGGCTGGAGGCGGAGGGCCTCGCCCCGCGGGTGCTCCCCGCGGGGACCGGGCTGATCTGCGACATCGGGGTCGAGGAGGGCGGGACGCCGCCCGGCCCGATGCTGGCGTTGCGCGCCGACATCGACGCGCTGCCGATCCCGGACACCAAGACGGTGCCGTACCGCTCCGCCGTCCCGGACCGCGCCCACGCCTGCGGCCACGACGTCCACACGGTGGTCGTCCTCGGCGCGGGCATCATCCTCGCAGGACTGGCCCGCGAGGGGATGCTGCCGCATCCGGTACGGCTGATCTTCCAGCCGGCGGAGGAAGTGCTGCCGGGCGGCGCCACGGACGCGATCGAGGCCGGGGTGCTCGACGGGGTGGGCCGGATCATCGGCGTGCACTGCGACCCGCGGGTGGACGTGGGCAGGATCGGCCTGCGCCAAGGGGCGATCACGTCCGCGTGCGACCGTCTGGAGATCTCGCTCGACGGCCCCGGCGGTCACACGGCGCGCCCGCACCTGACCACCGACCTGGTCACGGCGGCCGCGAGGGTGGCAACCGACGTACCGGCACTGCTCGGCCGCCGGGTGGACGCGCGCGCGGGCCTGGCGGTCACGTTCGGCCGCCTCCAGGCGGGCCACGCCTGCAACGTGGTGCCGCAGCACGCGGAGCTGTCGGGCACGGTGCGCTGCCTGGACCTGGACACGTGGCGCCGGGCTCCGGACCTGGTGCACGCGGCGGTCGACGAGGTCGCGTCGATGCACCGGGCGAAGTCGGCGATCACGTACGTCCGCGGGGTCCCGCCGGTGGTCAACGAACCGGCGACGACGGCGCTGCTGGCCAACGCGATGGCGTCGCGGCGGGGAGCGGAGTCGGTGGAGACGACGGAACAGAGCCTGGGCGGGGAGGACTTCTCCTGGTACCTGGAGCACGTCCCGGGCGCGCTGGCGCGGCTGGGCGTGCGGTCGGTGGGGGAGACGGGGCTGCCGCGGGACCTGCACCAGGGGGACTTCGACGTGGACGAGGGGGCGATCCGGGTGGGAGTGGAACTCTTCACGGCGGCAGCGCTCCTGGACGCGGGGTCTGTGGACTAG
- a CDS encoding N-acetylneuraminate synthase family protein: protein MSSTQRFRTFGDRVVGPGRPVYVTGEIGINHNGDLDNALALVDAAVEAGCDAVKFQKRTPEICTPRDQWDIERDTPWGRMTYIDYRHRVEFGEEEYRAIDAHCKERGIHWFASPWDPEAVAFLEKFDVPAHKVASASLTDDELLRAMRATGRTVVLSTGMSTPKQIRHAVEVLGSDNILLCHATSTYPAKAEELNLRMIHTLQAEFPNVPIGYSGHETGLQTSLAAVALGAVFVERHITLDRAMWGSDQAASVEPQGLARLVRDIRVVEESLGDGVKKVYDSELAPMKKLRRVKGVVAEAAESADEAGVEKEPVGV, encoded by the coding sequence ATGAGCTCCACCCAGCGTTTCCGCACCTTTGGCGACCGCGTCGTCGGCCCCGGCCGGCCGGTCTACGTCACGGGTGAGATCGGCATCAACCACAACGGCGACCTCGACAACGCGCTCGCGCTGGTCGACGCCGCCGTCGAGGCGGGCTGCGACGCGGTGAAGTTCCAGAAGCGCACGCCCGAGATCTGCACCCCCCGCGACCAGTGGGACATCGAGCGCGACACCCCCTGGGGCCGGATGACGTACATCGACTACCGGCACCGGGTCGAGTTCGGCGAGGAGGAGTACCGGGCGATCGACGCGCACTGCAAGGAGCGCGGCATCCACTGGTTCGCCTCCCCCTGGGACCCCGAGGCCGTCGCCTTCCTGGAGAAGTTCGACGTGCCGGCCCACAAGGTCGCCTCCGCCTCGCTGACCGACGACGAACTGCTGCGCGCCATGCGCGCCACCGGCCGCACGGTGGTCCTGTCCACCGGCATGTCGACCCCGAAGCAGATCCGGCACGCGGTCGAGGTGCTGGGCAGTGACAACATCCTGCTCTGCCACGCCACCAGCACGTACCCGGCGAAGGCCGAGGAGCTGAACCTGCGCATGATCCACACGCTGCAGGCCGAGTTCCCGAACGTGCCGATCGGCTACTCCGGCCACGAGACGGGCCTGCAGACCTCGCTCGCCGCGGTCGCCCTGGGCGCCGTCTTCGTCGAGCGGCACATCACGCTGGACCGCGCGATGTGGGGCTCCGACCAGGCCGCCTCGGTCGAGCCGCAGGGCCTGGCGCGGCTCGTACGCGACATCCGCGTGGTCGAGGAGTCGCTGGGCGACGGCGTGAAGAAGGTCTACGACAGCGAGCTGGCGCCGATGAAGAAGCTGCGCCGGGTCAAGGGAGTCGTCGCGGAGGCCGCCGAGTCGGCCGACGAGGCGGGAGTCGAGAAGGAGCCTGTCGGCGTATGA
- a CDS encoding acylneuraminate cytidylyltransferase, translated as MSQPESAARVLAVIPARGGSKGVPGKNLARVGGVPLVARAVRQCLAARLVTDVVVSTDDDTIASVAREAGAEVVRRPAEIAGDTASSEAAVLHALDSHEERCGATMAAVLLVQCTSPFLTGEDIDGVTRAVLDEGADSALTVAPFHGFIWRDEADEAEAAAVAETPAAAKTPAVAEATAVAKAAATGAAAGTATGAAPTKVAPAVEAAPAQGYGVNHDKSYRPRRQDRPQDLLETGAAYAMRTTGFREHRHRFFGRTAPVRTDAARVLEVDEPDDLTRARGLAPLLDVPGPGSLPTRRDVDAIVLDFDGTQTDDRVYIDAEGRELVAVHRGDGLGIAALRRAELKLLILSSEKNPVVAARARKLHLPVLHGVDRKDIALKQWCEEEGIAPERVLYVGNDVNDLPCFGLVGWPVAVAGAHAIVRDAARAVTSTPGGDGAIREIASWILGPSL; from the coding sequence ATGTCCCAGCCCGAGTCCGCAGCCCGCGTGCTCGCGGTCATCCCCGCCCGCGGGGGGTCCAAGGGCGTCCCCGGCAAGAACCTCGCCCGTGTCGGCGGCGTGCCCCTGGTGGCCCGCGCGGTACGGCAGTGCCTCGCGGCCCGGCTCGTGACGGACGTCGTGGTCTCCACCGACGACGACACCATCGCCTCCGTCGCCCGCGAGGCCGGCGCCGAGGTCGTCCGCCGCCCCGCCGAGATCGCCGGCGACACCGCCTCCAGCGAGGCGGCGGTGCTGCACGCGCTGGACAGCCACGAGGAGCGCTGCGGCGCGACGATGGCCGCGGTGCTGCTGGTGCAGTGCACGAGCCCGTTCCTGACCGGCGAGGACATCGACGGCGTCACCAGGGCGGTGCTCGACGAGGGCGCGGACAGCGCGCTGACGGTGGCCCCCTTCCACGGGTTCATCTGGCGGGACGAGGCGGACGAGGCGGAGGCCGCGGCCGTCGCCGAGACCCCCGCGGCCGCGAAGACCCCGGCCGTCGCGGAGGCCACCGCGGTCGCCAAGGCGGCGGCGACGGGTGCCGCGGCGGGCACCGCGACCGGTGCCGCGCCCACGAAGGTGGCCCCCGCCGTCGAGGCCGCGCCCGCCCAGGGGTACGGCGTCAACCACGACAAGTCGTACCGCCCCCGGCGCCAGGACCGGCCCCAGGACCTGCTGGAGACCGGCGCCGCGTACGCCATGCGCACGACCGGGTTCCGGGAGCACCGCCACCGCTTCTTCGGCCGCACCGCCCCGGTGCGTACCGACGCAGCCCGCGTGCTGGAGGTCGACGAGCCCGACGACCTGACCCGCGCCCGCGGCCTGGCCCCCCTGCTCGACGTGCCGGGACCGGGCTCGCTGCCCACCCGCCGCGACGTCGACGCCATCGTCCTCGACTTCGACGGCACCCAGACCGACGACCGCGTCTACATCGACGCCGAGGGCCGCGAACTCGTCGCGGTCCACCGCGGCGACGGCCTCGGCATCGCCGCCCTGCGCCGTGCCGAGCTGAAGCTGCTCATCCTGTCCTCGGAAAAGAACCCGGTCGTCGCCGCGCGGGCACGCAAACTTCACCTCCCCGTTCTGCACGGGGTCGACCGTAAGGACATCGCACTGAAGCAGTGGTGCGAAGAGGAGGGCATCGCGCCCGAGCGCGTGCTCTATGTCGGCAACGACGTGAACGACCTGCCGTGCTTCGGCCTCGTCGGCTGGCCCGTCGCGGTCGCCGGCGCCCACGCGATCGTGCGGGACGCGGCGCGTGCGGTGACGTCCACCCCCGGAGGCGACGGAGCGATCCGCGAGATCGCCTCGTGGATCCTCGGTCCCTCCCTGTAG
- a CDS encoding DUF6716 putative glycosyltransferase, protein MLNDPPSPLRTAVLADSDTRWKWGALTARRMAPEAALDGYLLHGRATPTARQLAEVGVPADAMREVTAVEFLAAADPDRYDVVLLSCVGGTVQAMLHGLARAWQGAKRRPAVVTGYVGVVYEKLSDGLLLRNGADIVLANSRQDAERFRAVYEGVGASPNSIVECALPFLDGAAYEPWDLNGTAAPGGDRPYTVVFAVQPSVPDTREDRLYLLRRAARHAERHPEREVLVKLRSRPGEHTTHIEEAPYQKLAQKLPGGLPANCSLVYGNMGEVLDRTDLLVTVSSTAALESLHRGIPTAVLTDLGVREPLGNHHFLGSGCLASWDELDAGHLPKPDPVWLSRQGVPGAASAEPYDAAFDRARTRLTTLVADPQLPPLAPYYTPETAGGYLPRILARHGLAPTGEPLPQAAAVAESGPLRRWARTLLRKAARAAYRGGVQRIAPLIRRMGAL, encoded by the coding sequence GTGCTCAACGACCCCCCGTCACCGCTCCGTACCGCTGTTCTCGCCGACTCGGACACCCGCTGGAAATGGGGCGCGCTCACCGCTCGCCGCATGGCCCCGGAGGCGGCGCTCGACGGGTACCTGCTGCACGGCCGGGCGACACCCACGGCCCGCCAGCTCGCCGAGGTGGGCGTACCCGCGGACGCGATGAGGGAGGTCACGGCCGTCGAGTTCCTGGCCGCCGCCGACCCCGACCGCTACGACGTCGTGCTCCTGTCCTGCGTCGGCGGCACCGTGCAGGCGATGCTCCACGGCCTCGCCCGCGCCTGGCAGGGCGCCAAGCGCCGCCCCGCGGTCGTCACCGGCTACGTCGGCGTCGTGTACGAGAAGCTCTCCGACGGCCTCCTCCTGCGCAACGGCGCCGACATCGTGCTGGCCAACAGCCGGCAGGACGCCGAGCGCTTCCGCGCGGTGTACGAGGGCGTCGGCGCCTCGCCGAACAGCATCGTGGAGTGCGCGCTGCCGTTCCTCGACGGCGCGGCGTACGAGCCGTGGGACCTGAACGGCACGGCGGCGCCGGGCGGCGACCGTCCGTACACCGTCGTCTTCGCCGTCCAGCCCTCGGTGCCCGACACCCGCGAGGACCGGCTGTACCTGCTGCGCCGCGCCGCCCGGCACGCCGAGCGGCACCCGGAGCGTGAGGTGCTGGTCAAGCTGCGCAGCCGGCCGGGCGAGCACACGACGCACATCGAAGAGGCCCCGTACCAGAAGCTCGCCCAGAAGCTGCCCGGCGGCCTGCCCGCGAACTGCAGCCTGGTCTACGGGAACATGGGCGAGGTCCTCGACCGCACCGACCTGCTCGTCACCGTCTCCTCCACCGCCGCGCTGGAGTCCCTGCACCGCGGCATCCCGACCGCCGTCCTGACCGACCTGGGCGTACGCGAGCCGCTGGGCAACCACCACTTCCTCGGCTCCGGCTGCCTCGCCTCCTGGGACGAACTGGACGCCGGCCACCTGCCCAAGCCCGACCCCGTGTGGCTGTCCCGCCAGGGCGTCCCCGGCGCGGCCTCCGCCGAGCCGTACGACGCCGCCTTCGACCGCGCCAGGACCCGGCTGACCACCCTGGTCGCCGACCCGCAGTTGCCGCCGCTGGCCCCGTACTACACCCCCGAGACCGCCGGCGGCTACCTGCCGCGGATCCTCGCCCGGCACGGCCTGGCACCCACCGGCGAGCCGCTGCCGCAGGCCGCCGCCGTCGCCGAGTCCGGCCCGCTGCGCCGGTGGGCGCGCACGCTGCTGCGCAAGGCCGCGCGCGCCGCGTACCGGGGCGGAGTGCAGCGCATCGCGCCCCTCATCCGCCGTATGGGGGCGCTGTGA
- a CDS encoding glycosyltransferase family 2 protein: MLQLSVIVPFYNVQDYAPETLACLRANAAPDTEFILVDDCSTDRTGELLEQAARDLPGAVHVRHEHNGGLATARNTGLDRVRGRYVTFLDGDDWLAPGHYRRLLAAIAELDCDFVRTDHVQCAARARTIHRVPHGRRGVVQDPRSAILPATHTTSVDYAYAWAGIYHRRLLDEGLLHFPDGLRTAEDRPWIWRLHREARTFAVVGLLGVFYRRGVANSLTQIGDIRQLDFLRAFDQVVEETAADRDAELLLPKAVRNYCAIIAHHLKNIERFEKSVARRLREMSADALRGMPQHVLTEALDAMDADRSELLRRLHRRGVPAEVAV; this comes from the coding sequence ATGCTTCAACTCTCCGTGATCGTTCCCTTCTACAACGTGCAGGACTACGCGCCCGAGACGCTGGCCTGCCTGCGCGCCAACGCGGCACCCGACACCGAGTTCATCCTGGTGGACGACTGCTCGACGGACCGCACCGGCGAGCTGCTGGAGCAGGCCGCGCGCGACCTGCCGGGCGCCGTGCACGTGCGCCACGAGCACAACGGCGGCCTGGCCACCGCCCGCAACACCGGGCTCGACCGCGTCCGCGGCCGGTACGTGACCTTCCTCGACGGCGACGACTGGCTCGCCCCCGGCCACTACCGCCGGCTGCTGGCGGCCATCGCCGAGCTGGACTGCGACTTCGTCCGCACGGACCACGTGCAGTGCGCCGCCCGCGCCCGCACCATCCACCGCGTCCCGCACGGCCGCCGCGGCGTCGTCCAGGACCCGCGCTCCGCGATCCTGCCCGCGACGCACACCACGTCCGTCGACTACGCGTACGCCTGGGCCGGCATCTACCACCGCCGGCTGCTGGACGAGGGCCTGCTGCACTTCCCCGACGGGCTGCGGACGGCCGAGGACCGGCCGTGGATCTGGCGGCTGCACCGCGAGGCCCGTACGTTCGCGGTCGTCGGGCTGCTCGGCGTCTTCTACCGCCGCGGCGTCGCGAACTCCCTCACGCAGATCGGCGACATCCGCCAGCTCGACTTCCTGCGCGCCTTCGACCAGGTCGTCGAGGAGACGGCGGCGGACCGGGACGCGGAGCTGCTGCTGCCCAAGGCGGTGCGGAACTACTGCGCGATCATCGCGCACCATCTGAAGAACATCGAACGGTTCGAGAAGTCGGTGGCCCGCAGACTGCGCGAGATGAGCGCAGACGCGCTGCGGGGCATGCCCCAGCACGTACTCACGGAGGCGCTGGACGCCATGGACGCCGACCGCTCCGAACTGCTGCGCCGGCTCCACCGCCGGGGCGTACCGGCGGAGGTGGCCGTCTGA
- a CDS encoding polysialyltransferase family glycosyltransferase: MTSPSADPTASVSASAYPPLQIRYAPGRHTQVFVASTLYGTATLAAALDAGLFPAADRRILLLTNNAANPETTPAADAMAGFAQLRSRFDDVHDWNHAIRPLHPAAWEPRTEDVPLWERHLRLLWGLGDDRLTLVVESIQVNPARALVQLFPDAALHVYADGLMSYGPTRNKLSSFVGTRVERLLHPDLLPGVRPMLLTEFGVPPEIVPAEELKKVLAELAAAADLDLPAAGLAEGSSPALLLGQYLSALKILTAEEEEELHVRMLRGVAGLGHRSVVFKPHPMAPPRVSRLLEQEAESLGVTLTVLDSPVLAEVLYERLQPALVAGAFSTALMTASTLYGLPVASVGTDTLLERLTPYENSNRVPVTIADALLPSLDDPAAVRDWRAPTAQEAQAALGGLLTAVGFTMQPRIYARRRPEVEAWLAAELDADTWRYFKRRRLTVEGLPGGVPKRLAFVPRSPAVRRVARRARALRRRLR, translated from the coding sequence ATGACCTCCCCGTCCGCAGACCCCACGGCCTCCGTGTCCGCGTCCGCGTATCCGCCGCTGCAGATCCGCTACGCGCCCGGCCGGCACACCCAGGTCTTCGTGGCCTCCACCCTCTACGGCACCGCGACCCTCGCCGCCGCCCTGGACGCCGGCCTCTTCCCCGCCGCGGACCGCCGCATCCTGCTGCTCACCAACAACGCCGCCAACCCCGAGACCACCCCCGCCGCCGACGCCATGGCCGGCTTCGCGCAACTGCGCTCCCGCTTCGACGACGTACACGACTGGAACCACGCCATCCGCCCGCTGCACCCCGCCGCGTGGGAGCCGCGCACCGAGGACGTACCGCTGTGGGAGCGGCACCTGCGGCTGCTGTGGGGCCTGGGCGACGACCGGCTCACGCTCGTCGTGGAGTCGATCCAGGTCAACCCGGCGCGGGCGCTCGTCCAGCTCTTCCCCGACGCGGCCCTGCACGTCTACGCCGACGGGCTGATGAGCTACGGCCCCACCCGCAACAAGCTCTCCTCCTTCGTCGGCACCCGCGTCGAGCGGCTGCTCCACCCCGACCTGCTGCCGGGCGTACGGCCCATGCTGCTCACGGAGTTCGGGGTGCCGCCGGAGATCGTGCCGGCCGAGGAGCTGAAGAAGGTGCTGGCCGAACTGGCGGCCGCCGCCGACCTCGACCTGCCCGCCGCCGGGCTCGCCGAAGGGTCCTCGCCCGCACTCCTCCTGGGCCAGTACCTGTCGGCGCTGAAGATCCTCACGGCGGAGGAGGAAGAGGAACTGCACGTGCGGATGCTGCGCGGGGTGGCCGGACTCGGCCACCGCAGCGTGGTGTTCAAGCCGCACCCGATGGCGCCGCCGCGGGTCTCGCGGCTGTTGGAGCAGGAGGCGGAGAGCCTCGGCGTGACGCTGACGGTGCTCGACTCCCCGGTGCTGGCGGAGGTGCTGTACGAGCGGCTGCAACCGGCGCTGGTCGCGGGCGCGTTCTCCACGGCGCTGATGACCGCCTCGACGCTGTACGGGCTGCCGGTGGCGAGCGTCGGCACCGACACGCTGCTGGAGCGGCTGACCCCGTACGAGAACAGCAACCGCGTCCCGGTCACGATCGCCGACGCGCTGCTCCCGTCGCTGGACGACCCCGCGGCGGTGCGCGACTGGCGGGCGCCGACCGCCCAGGAGGCGCAGGCGGCGCTGGGCGGGCTGCTGACGGCGGTCGGGTTCACGATGCAGCCGCGGATCTACGCGCGGCGGCGGCCGGAGGTCGAGGCGTGGCTGGCGGCGGAGCTGGACGCGGACACGTGGCGGTACTTCAAACGGCGCCGGCTGACGGTGGAGGGACTGCCGGGCGGCGTGCCGAAGCGGCTGGCGTTCGTGCCGCGGAGCCCGGCGGTACGGCGGGTGGCGCGCCGGGCACGGGCGCTGCGGCGACGGCTGAGGTGA
- a CDS encoding helix-turn-helix transcriptional regulator: protein MTTDTPKRLLHLLSLLQTPREWPGSELAGRLGVTDRTIRRDVERLRDLGYPVESTRGTAGGYRLVAGKAMPPLLLEDDEAVAIAVGLRSSAGHTVAGLAEASVRALAKLEQVLPSRLRRRVTSLGTATTPLTRWQGPQVDAEVLTVLAAGAAGGERLRFGYRAADGTETKRLVEPAGLVAAGRRWYFVAYDNDRDDWRMFRVDRITRPFATGVRPPRRELPAADAAAFVEDRMGGDRPRYRARATLHAPYKELARRLAGTEGLTRLDEGRCEFVTEADALDWLALRLTALGCEFEVHEPRELAVYLRDLAGRASRAASGMGEGTGED from the coding sequence ATGACGACCGACACTCCCAAGCGGCTTCTGCACCTGCTCTCCCTCCTCCAGACGCCCCGCGAATGGCCCGGCAGCGAGCTGGCCGGCCGCCTCGGCGTCACGGACCGCACCATCCGCCGCGACGTCGAGCGGCTGCGGGACCTCGGCTACCCGGTCGAGTCCACCAGGGGCACCGCCGGCGGCTACCGCCTGGTGGCGGGGAAGGCCATGCCCCCGCTGCTCCTTGAGGACGACGAGGCGGTCGCGATCGCCGTCGGCCTGCGCAGTTCCGCGGGTCATACGGTCGCGGGGCTCGCGGAGGCGTCCGTACGGGCGCTGGCCAAGCTGGAGCAGGTGCTGCCGTCGCGGCTGCGCCGCCGGGTCACGTCCCTCGGCACCGCCACCACCCCGCTGACCCGCTGGCAGGGCCCGCAGGTCGACGCCGAGGTGCTGACGGTGCTGGCCGCGGGCGCGGCGGGCGGCGAGCGGCTGCGCTTCGGTTACCGCGCGGCGGACGGCACCGAGACCAAGCGGCTGGTGGAGCCGGCCGGGCTGGTCGCGGCGGGCCGGCGGTGGTACTTCGTCGCGTACGACAACGACCGTGACGACTGGCGGATGTTCCGCGTCGACCGCATCACCCGCCCCTTCGCCACCGGCGTCCGCCCGCCGCGCCGCGAGCTGCCGGCGGCGGACGCGGCGGCGTTCGTCGAGGACCGGATGGGCGGGGACCGGCCCCGCTACCGCGCCCGCGCGACGCTGCACGCGCCGTACAAGGAGCTGGCGCGCCGCCTCGCCGGCACGGAGGGGCTGACGCGGCTGGACGAGGGGCGCTGCGAGTTCGTGACGGAGGCGGACGCGCTGGACTGGCTGGCGCTGCGACTGACCGCACTGGGCTGCGAGTTCGAGGTGCACGAGCCGCGGGAGCTGGCCGTGTACCTGCGGGACCTCGCGGGCCGTGCGTCGCGAGCGGCGAGCGGGATGGGGGAGGGGACGGGGGAGGACTGA
- a CDS encoding MFS transporter yields MTFQNASAAGPDRRRWIALAVVLTASFMDLVDATIVNIAIPSIQEDTGASFGAIQWITAGYALAFAIGLVTGGRLGDIYGRKRVFLLGMGGFTVASLLCGIAADPAMLVGSRVLQGAMAALMVPQVLSIIHVTFPAEERGKVFGMFGAVAGLGAVSGPMIGALLTEWDLFGLAWRPIFLINLPVGIAGLILGRRFISESTAPDALRLDLRGVLLATAGLLMLLYPITMGHENDWPAWGFVSMAASLPVFAAFVAYQKRKQRADGSPLVELTLFRVKSFAAGIGVQLAFSTGLGIFFLVWTLYMQLGLGWSALHAGLTGLPFSLGCSVAAGMSVQKLTPRFGRKVLHGGAVMMVSGALLYLAASDRYGTEISTWQMALPLTLLGAGMGLVFAPLTNAVLSGVPRRHAGSASGLINTTNQLGMALGLGLVSVVFFGAMDEPTAPQEVGPAFAGAFENAMWWVIAILGVVYALLFALPKHNPAEEPEPAAEAEPEQKEELVTV; encoded by the coding sequence ATGACCTTCCAGAACGCCTCTGCGGCAGGACCGGATCGCCGCCGGTGGATCGCGCTCGCCGTCGTGCTGACGGCCTCCTTCATGGACCTCGTCGACGCGACGATCGTCAACATCGCCATCCCGAGCATCCAGGAGGACACCGGCGCCTCCTTCGGCGCGATCCAGTGGATCACCGCCGGGTACGCGCTCGCCTTCGCCATCGGCCTCGTCACCGGCGGCAGGCTCGGTGACATCTACGGCCGCAAGCGGGTCTTCCTGCTCGGCATGGGCGGCTTCACCGTCGCCTCGCTGCTGTGCGGCATCGCCGCCGACCCGGCGATGCTCGTGGGCTCGCGGGTGCTGCAGGGCGCGATGGCGGCGCTGATGGTGCCGCAGGTACTCAGCATCATCCACGTCACGTTCCCCGCGGAGGAACGGGGCAAGGTCTTCGGGATGTTCGGCGCGGTCGCCGGTCTCGGCGCGGTGTCCGGCCCGATGATCGGCGCGCTGCTCACCGAATGGGACCTGTTCGGGCTGGCCTGGCGGCCGATCTTCCTCATCAACCTGCCCGTCGGCATCGCCGGCCTGATCCTCGGCCGCCGCTTCATCAGCGAGTCGACGGCACCCGACGCGCTGCGCCTGGACCTGCGCGGGGTGCTGCTGGCCACGGCGGGGCTGCTGATGCTGCTGTACCCGATCACCATGGGCCACGAGAACGACTGGCCGGCGTGGGGCTTCGTCTCGATGGCCGCGAGCCTGCCGGTGTTCGCCGCCTTCGTCGCGTACCAGAAGCGCAAGCAGCGCGCGGACGGCTCGCCGCTGGTCGAGCTGACGCTGTTCCGGGTCAAGAGCTTCGCCGCGGGCATCGGGGTACAGCTCGCCTTCAGCACCGGGCTGGGGATCTTCTTCCTGGTGTGGACGCTGTACATGCAGCTCGGCCTCGGCTGGAGCGCGCTGCACGCGGGCCTGACGGGGCTGCCGTTCTCGCTCGGCTGCTCCGTGGCGGCGGGGATGTCGGTGCAGAAGCTGACGCCGCGGTTCGGGCGGAAGGTGCTGCACGGCGGTGCGGTGATGATGGTGTCGGGAGCGCTGCTGTACCTGGCGGCGTCCGACCGCTACGGCACGGAGATCTCCACCTGGCAGATGGCACTGCCGCTGACCCTCCTGGGCGCGGGCATGGGCCTGGTCTTCGCCCCCCTGACGAACGCGGTCCTCTCCGGCGTCCCGCGCCGCCACGCGGGCTCGGCGTCGGGTCTGATCAACACGACGAACCAGTTGGGGATGGCGCTGGGTCTGGGCCTGGTGTCGGTGGTCTTCTTCGGCGCGATGGACGAGCCGACGGCCCCGCAGGAGGTGGGCCCGGCGTTCGCGGGGGCGTTCGAGAACGCGATGTGGTGGGTGATCGCGATCCTGGGAGTGGTCTACGCCCTGCTCTTCGCCCTCCCGAAGCACAACCCGGCGGAGGAGCCGGAGCCGGCCGCGGAGGCGGAGCCGGAGCAGAAGGAAGAACTGGTAACCGTCTGA